The genomic region cTCTACTGatagctgctggcaggattagacagaatgaacacacacaaacacttgccagtttgcCACTGCTTCTGTAcgcctcatggggtccagaagggATGTTGACCCTGTGGGATGCTGACTCCCTCTGTCCCCAAAGGGATGATCCCACCAGCCTGAgattgccgcacccacggcatatagccgtagtgaggcagtgctgtccgcgttacagaacgacgggaaggtggtttgtgctccccggagctttgcccccagcgcccccagtatgcacagcatcagaaatgttgcctagcatactcagttacccgcttaagtttaaagattgtggcgtctactcatgtgtttgtcatcctgtaccagaagtctgtttgttctgataaattgtcaatatgtactttcctaagaatgagcacaatgcactactaatccagataaagcacagccttgtgagctgctaaagatgttttcccaccagtgagctaagacgataagcccaagaacatgaaatacaaattatctacataagttacaaagtcactaaaacacatccacccaccataaagtcctgttcagaacatcttgtttcaccaactgtcacgcataataaaaatcaataggaaaaataatacttgtcaaggaatttactctaaatcaaaattataattatcaataacaataagatcaaatagtaaatgtagaattagtcaagcattaacgtaaagaagatgtcaagctgttctaaaaagataataagaaactgagataggaggaagcgggcagagttgactaataaccgccaccctccggaagcggaacgttaaaacataacaatgcatgataaatcacacttgtaaacgcaaagataacccgcacacgtaagcaaaaagattgcattatgtaagctctgtaaaaatgtataaataccaacatgtgtacccaataaattcacagctgcttccttcatcacatactatgtggcagtctgtcatttttcctgcgccgacctctcaactttcctcgttccttctccctactctccctcggactgaaacccaccgactgagcggtccgttgcatgagatgcctggagtcttctctcttcAGTCTCATCTTGCCCAGTTCCAAGgaggctgttactcagccaccatcttgctcccctCTAGCTATCTTTTCTTATTAACTCTATAGTGGCAGATTGACATAGAATACTTGATGTAATTTATCAGTTCCAAGAAATACGCAAGTAATCTGAAGAGGCTTTAAACAAAGTCTGATAACAAAAAGACTTCGTTGTTTTAATTAGATTCCTTTTTCAGTCAGTCCAACTTGTTCACATGCAGAATGTTTATAAATTCATCTTTGCAAATATGTAGCCTTACATGGACTACTTTTGACACGCTGAAGCCCTATGTTCATCcccaaattttcttcttaaaccaTGACTTACTTTTGGATAGTTATATTAGGTTTTGTCCTATGTAAAATTATTCTCTCTCCTCTTAATGTTCCTCACCACACACGTGTTTcttcatattcattttttcttgACATCTCTCTCCTACATACTGGTTCCTTCTTGCCTTAACTTTTCtcctttgaaagaaaatattatctcACTTAAGTCTTTTCTTTCTAAAGGCCTGAAAAGGAGGCCTGTGGATTTAAAGAATTTGGGTCTCTAACCTAAAGTTAAGACTTCATCCAAACAATGGGGAAGAGCAGTTGAAAAGCATGAAAAGGGATAAACAGAAACATCATCACCCAGTGATGGATTTTGGAGCACACAGGGGTGTTTGGATTTTACCTTCTGTTCTCAAGACAGACATAGGAGAGGGAAACAAGAGGCCCTGAATatccagggagagcagaggggtgGCTCTAATGTTATGAACATCAGTTTGTTTACTGTGACAGAGAGACAGCTCCCCAACAATCAGATACCCCAGCATCAGAAAGTAGACTCGTACTGAAGCTTGAGTGTGTCCATCAGACTGAAAGAGCTCCAGATGGTAAATGCTGGTTCAGGGATACACACGGTCTGGAAGTTGAGCATGATCCTTTTTCCAGGAGAGGGCAATGTGAATACAAGTGCATCTCTCTCATAGTGAGGGGTTAGGCCCAGGAGAAGTCCCCTTCCTGAGCCATTTCTTGCTGCAGGAACCCAGAGTCATACTGAGGGAAAAGCGCAGGCCTGGTGTCTTCTCATCTGAGACTCTAGAGGAACTATGCCCCTGACAACTTTCTTCCCTTGTGGTGCAACCATTTCAAAACTTCCTTCTGCTCTTGGGGCCTGCTGctggcctggctttctctcactGACTCTTCCTCCCCACTCTGGTTATCAAGACCTTAACAATCTGGTTTAACATTATGGTTGTGGAGCCTGAGGCACCTTTTTAAGCTTATGAATATCAGCCTAACTGGGGGATGAAGTGCATTGtggagatgaagaaaaaaaagagatgaagcaGGGGTACATAAGGAGCTACattacctggaaagcaaagaCAGCGTGAGACCTGTAGGTGTAATAAGCAATATGAGCAGGCAGAGTGAATTAACAATGTTTATTGTTCTATTAACTTATCTTGCCAAAGATGTCTATTTTCCTCCCAAATTTTGGCACCAAAATGTCACATATGGGGACCAGACATCAGGTATATGTTCCCTGTTTTTTTGTTCCAAGGGCCaaagaatggttactggtaccaagacagtggaacaaatgagcagaataagTAGATATGTGTATGCAAAAGATCAAAGTTTATTAGAGAACAGTACACTCCAGAAAATGAACACATCTTTCAAGTGGAGAAGACTGTGGGTTTAGTAAGATGCTTtgcttttatataaattttcCAATTCTATGTTAAGTGGTGTGGGGggtaaatattcatttttcctgGAAAGGGAGAAAACTTCCAGAAAGGAGAGTCTTCCCATTTTCTATTCCTGTAAGGCAATTTCCAGAAGTTATCATTGAATTTGTGAAGGGTGATAGAACTGGTGTAAATTGTACTATGTTAATGAAAATAGGTCACTTGAGCTTACAGTCACATTACTTGAACCCATGATCCAAACATCCCTTTTTGTGGCCTTGGCCTTATCTCCATATTGTTGCCTCTCTACCTCTGAGACTCATTCTTGTAAAGCAAATATCAGTTCACTTTGTGAAAGCCTTCTTGAAATGCCAGTTTGTCTTTCACAGAAGCCCCCTCTGGTCATTTTGTTCCTCTAATGATGGACAAAGGATCTCCTGTATCATCTGACCCTGTCTCTTCTTAGCCCTACCTAACAGGACAAACACAACTTTAAGGCTTTGAGACTGCAATTTGTAGAGTATTTTGTTCATAtgaattatgattagaaaagcATGAGAAACATTTAAAGATATTGTCTCATTCTTCCCATATATACAATTTCTGTATGAATTCTGTTATGTACTAAAATGCATGAAATGTACTGAATCCTGCTTATAGGATTCAAAACTTTCTTTACATTTGTCAGGGATTTCTCtgttataaatttttcatttatataatggTTCGAgcacaaaataaacatttgttatgttcttcatatttgtagagtttctcttcAACATGAATTCTACTGTATACAGAAAACTGTGACCACTAGCATTAGGCTTTGCCACGTCTTCATATTGTCACATTATTTCTCTGGGATGATTTTTCCTATGTTTACTAAGGGCTGAAGACCAGTAAAAACCTTTGCCACACTATTCACATCTGTAGGATTTCACTCCAATGTGAGGGCTGAAGACCAGTAAAAACCTTTGCCACACTATTCACATCTGTAGGATTTCACTCCAATGTGAATTTTGTTATGCATAGTAAGGTTTGAGTTCCAGTTATAGGAATTGCCACACTATTCAGCTGCAGGATTTCTCACCAGTGTGAATTCTTTTGTGCTTAGCAAGTTATCACCACTAGGTAAATGTACTACAACATCCttcatatttcaaagatttctctcctttattatttattttaaatacagtgaGGTTTGAACGTGAATTAAAGGGTTTGACACACTGTTCATATTTATAAGGGTTCTCCCCAGAATGGACTCTTTTACATGCAGAAAAGTTCAAATactgattaaaggctttgccaccgTGTTGTCACtcgtagggtttctctccagaatgaattttttgatgttcAGAAAGACCCGAGTattggttaaaggctttgccacattcttggcAATTGTGGTTGGTCTCAGGAATGAATTacttgatgtacagaaaggtttgagtactagTTAAGGGTTGGAcacattgttcacatttgtaaggtttctctagAGAATGAAATATTTGATGTTCAGAAAAGCAATAGTACTGGTGAAAGGCTATGCcccattcttaacatttctagggtttctctccagaatgaattctttgatgtctaaaaAAGTGTGAGTACTATTaatgctttgccacattgttgacactTGTAAGGTTTCTCTATGGAATAAGTTCTTTGATGTTTAATAAGGGTTGAACTAACAGTAAAGCCTTTGCCACATTGTTAACAtatgtagggtttctctccagaattaaTTCTTTGATGTCAAGAAAagtgtgagtactggttaaaggcatTGCCACATTCTTGGCATTTGTAGAGTTtgtctccagaatgaattctttgatgattAGTAAGGTTTGAACTAagattaaaggttttttttttctttgtgtgttgcagtttggccagggctgggcttgaacccgccaccctcggcatatgggaccagcgccctactcactgagccacaggtgccgcccaagattaAAGGTTTtaccacattgttgacatttgtagggcttctctccagaatgaatacGCTGATtttcagaaaggtgtgagtactggttaaaggcttggtcacactgttgacatttgtaaggtttctcttcagaatgacttcttttatgtacagaaaggcctGAGTATTGGTTAAGGCTTTACTACATAATTGACctttgtagggtttttctccagaacGAATTCTTTGGTGATTAGTAAGGGTTGAACTAacagtaaaggctttgccacattgttgacatttgtagtgtttttctccagaatgaattttttgatgttgAGAAAGGTGTGTGGACTGgtgaaaggctttgccacattgctgacatttgtagggtttctctccagaatgaattctttgatgattAGTAAGCTTTGAACTAGGATTAAAGGTTTtaccacattgttgacatttgtagggcttctctctagaaggaatttttttgatgtttattaAGGGTTGAACTAAGATTAAAGGCTCTGTCACATTGCTtacatttgtagggcttctctGCAGAGTGAATTAGTTGATgttcagaaaggtgtgagtatcagttaaaagcttttccacattgttgacatttgtagggtttctctccagaatgaaaactttgatgtacagaaaggcctGGATattggttaaaggctttgccacattgttgacaaaTGTAGGGTTTcattccagaatgaattctttgatgtttagaaAGATGTGAGTCCTGcttaaaggctttaccacattgctgacatttgtagggtttctctccagaatgaattctttcatgaTTAGTAAGGGATGAACTAAtcgtaaaggctttgccacattgttgacatttgtaaggtttctctccagaatgaattcttttatgtactgaAAGGCCTGAATAATAGTGAAAGgttttgccacattgttgacatttgtagggtttctctccagaatgaattctttggtgATTAGTAAGGGTTGAACTAACAgcaaaggctttgccacattgttgacatttgtaaggtttctctccagaatgaattcttttatgtactgaAAGGCCTGAGTAATAgtgaaaggctttgccacattgttgacatttgtaaggtttctctccagaatgaattcttttatgtagagAAAGGCCAGAGTAATGgtgaaaggctttgccacattgttgacatttgtagggtttctctccagaatgagaactttgatgtacagaaagggctGAATattggttaaaggctttgccacattgttgacaaaTGTAGGGTTTCACTCCAGAGTGAATTATTTGATGTCTAGAAAGATGTGAGTACTGGCTAAAGGCTTTGGcacattgttgacatttatagggtttctctccagaatgaattcttttatgtttagtaagGGTTGAACTAacagtaaaggctttgccacattgttgacacttgtaaggtttctctccagaatgaattcttttatgtactgaAAGACCTGAGTAATAGTGAAAGGtcttgccacattgttgacatttgtagggtttctctccagaatgaattctttgatgtctagaaaggtttgagtactggttaaaTGCTTTGTCacactgttgacatttgtagggtttctctccagaatgaattctctgatgtctagaaaggtatgagtactggttaaaggctttgccacattgttgacatttgtagggcttctctccaaaatgaattctttgatgtttagaaAGCTGTGAGTACCGGTTAAAAGCTTTACCACATTTTTGACAtatgtagggtttctctccagaatgaattcttttatgtacagaaagtgtTAAACAACTGTTAAAGCCTTTTCCATATTCTTGACATTTGCAGGGTTTCTCTCCTGATTGAGTTCTTTTATGtccagaaaggtgtgagtactccTTGGTAAGTTTGTCACAGTCTTTATAGTTGTAGGGTTTTCCTCCACTATCAATAGTCTCATGGTTACAATATTGTGATCTGTGGCCAAGACATTTGCTATCATTTTCACACTTGaagagtttctctccagtatgaggTCTCTTATGCTTAGACAGGCTTGAGTCAGATTTGAAGACTTTGCTACcttctttacatttgtactgtttttctGCAATATGAATTATCTCATGTGAACATGGGTTAGAGGCTTTCCCATCCTTTATACAGTGAAATGTTTTGCATATGGAACATATCACCTTATGTCTATTTAGATTTGACAATTGTGTGAAGACTTTTAAACATTTACTACATTGGAAGATTATGGTATGGGTAGCCGTTAAACAGTGGTCAAGTTCACTGTCACATACTTTCTGCTGCTTACAGTCAGACACACTTGCCCagtcttttgttaagtttaaattgtCAGGGGCACAACTTTGATATCTTCTCAGGATTATGTCTGGGAATAAAGTATTTGTGTCCAAATCTTGCCAATGGTCTTGGTCAGGATGGTTAGAtatacctgaaataaatttaaacaatagCAATGTTagccactgacttttttttttatcagaactGAGTAAATACACATTACATATTTTATCTACAAAATCATGCCAAAAACATTAGGAAGATGGCATAATACAGTAAGTACACAGGCACTAATTATcttaaaggtaaataaatattacatgtatACACTGCATTTCAGGGAATTCTAAAAACCAGGTAGGAATGTTAAGCACAGCAAGTGAGCAGAAGTTGTAGAAACAACATACACCCTGCCattggctcatgtttgtaatcctagaactctgggagattgaggtgAGTGTATCACTAGAGCACAGGTATTCGAGATCAGCCTTAGCAACGATGGACCCCATTTCTCCCACAAATAGTAGTCAGGcctggtggcacatacctgtagtcccagcaattcatgaggctgaggcaagaagatctcttgagcccagaaaaTTGAGGATGCTATgggctatgacaacacagcactccacccaggatgacagaaactcagttccaaataaataaatagacaaataaatgtgtgtgtgcatatttataatataaaatagtttaaaaagctagtaaatatatatacatatatatctctatattttttggttgtagttgtcattgttgtttggcaggcccaggctggatcgaatctgccagctctagtgtacatggctggtgccctagccacggAGCttcaggcaccgagccaaaagctagtaaatattaataataacaaaaagagacCAATAGAACAGGAAGAAGTTTGTCATATTTACCCACCACAGACATTACTCCATTGTAATAGAACATGGTGAAAATGGAAGTAAACTTCTAAATCCCAGCTTTGTCCTTCAAAGAAAAGAGTGACACCAGTGTTAATCCTTGTTTGCAGGGCCTTTCCAGAGAAAAGTTGCTGTCTTCCATGATCGAGGGTGCTGAAAGGAATGGTGCTATAGTCTATAAGACAGACTGGAGGTACTGAAACCAAAGGTAAAATATTGTTACAGTAGCAAAGAGATTCCAAGACAACAGACAGATTTAGGACAGACAGATACAGAAAGTGACCACAGGCTCTTAAAAGGAAATGTGGATAAATGCTTCACCTAAAAAATAACCACACACTTCCACAGGCAGAACACTGTCAGAATGTAATGGTCCTTGTTTTGTGAGTACAATTTGTGTCAGATTCTTGAAGGATTAAACCATATCACAAACTTTGTGAAAGGTGGCTTTTCTCATCCTCAAAAATCAGTGAAAAAGTCTAACATGTACAAATTTTAGGATGATATAactcaaggaaacaaaagaaataatctgaAATCAACCATAAAATATCGAGATGTCAAAATTACCTTAAACGTTATCTGAATAATGCTTAATGGGTCAAATGGCAATGATACAGACAACTAAGcagcatcacaaaaatgaagatatcgaaataaataaaagcataaataaacacaaattctgaagttgaagaacacaaagaaaatgacccagcaatctcaaatgtaagaaaaaaaatataaaatatcacaaaGCTCACCATACTCTAGCAAGTAGAAACAGAGAGAGTCCCATACAGACAGATGAAGATCAAGGATTGAAAATCACACACAAgaagagaatcttgaaagcacCAACAGAAAATAGACATGTCATCTCTAAGCATGTTCCTGTGAGATTACTAGTGGAGTAATCAATGCAAACTTCCACATCAAAAAAAGTTGAATGATACAGTCAAAGTGCTGAAATTTCAAAGCACATATACGATATTAGTAAAATTGCCcttctaaatgaagaaaaaataaatatttatcatgatAAACAGATGCTAAAAGCTGGCACATAAATGTCAAAGGAAGGCCCTTTCATTGAGAATGAAATGATCCTAGACAACAATACTGAATTATGTCAAAATAAGTAACTCTGGGGAAAATAACTAAGTACAACTATGTGAAAATCTGTATTGTTATAATGATGGTGCATGAAATACTTTTAATCATACTTGAgagttcaaagacaaaaacagaaagttaGCACTAACCCTCTGCTAATGGGTCTACATGTACAATATAACAAGATGTAATTGCTGatgtcaataaaataatttagaacagatgtaaaaaaaagaacatttaaaaattaaaaactaggaATAACTGTTGTTACcagtttaaaatacattttgaaaatgtgtacTTGCCATGGTAACTATAATGAAAATACCTAAAATCACacattcaaataattaaaaaaagcaaagcataTTACTACACGAATCAATGAGACACAAATGAAGACAGAACGGGGAAAACAGATGCAAGAATCAAAGAATACAGTTAATAAGTTGTCAACAGTAAGTcctctctttcaaaaattatgtaaatatccATGGACTAAATGTCACAATCCAATGACAGACACTCAATAATgatagggatttaaaaaatatgaaaatcaagaTCCATCTATATAGTATCTAAATGATACTCATCTTACATGTaatgataaaaatggaataaaaaattggCACtagtagctcagtggctagggcactagccataCACACCGGAGTTGGTGGATTTGTAcctggcccggggcctgccaaacaataatgacaactacaacaacaaaaaaaaaaagtagccaggagttgtggcaagcacctgtagtcccagctgcttgggatgctgaggcaagagaatcgtttaagcccaggactgggagggtgctgtgagctgtcatgccatggcattctacccagggtgagagcttaaGGCTccgtctcaaggaaaaaaaaaaattgcaggaaaaaaagacatttaattgAATTATTCATCAAGTGAGAGCAAGGGAGATTATaataataagatatatatatgtatatatgcacatgtgtgtctgtatgtatacatacacacacgtgtgttgagacagagtctcaccctgttgcccaggctacagtgccatggcatcagcctagctcatagcaacctgaaaccctgggttcaagcaatcttcctgaaTCAGCCTTTTGAGAAGCAGGGACTAATGGTGTCTGTAACGATAATCAGgtaattttatcttctatttttagtagagatggggtattcctcttactcaggctgttccccaactcctgagctcaagacatcctctcatctcagcctcccagattgctgtcAGTATAGTTATATGCTCCTGTGCCCACCCAGGGCACAATATATTTTGAGGTaaaacctgttttatttattaaaatatacttgAAGTCAAACTTTCCAGAAAAggtaaagaatacaaaataatataaggCCTTATTTGTTAGAAGCatataattactttttattattttgtatgtataaaatacataatgaaacaaaatgtaggACAGATTTACAGCCCTCATGTACACAATCAAATGAAGAGCTATTTGCACACATATTTATCACAGCATCATTTGCATAATTCATTAGGTGAAAGAAATCCACATCTGCCTCAAAATATAAATGGGAAATATAATTTAGGATATATAAATAATAGAGTATCACTCAGCTTCTAACAACCAGGAAATCTTCTAACATCTCTAATAAAGATAAATCTTGAcattatgataaataaaataatacagattcTCTCAAAAACCAGATACATTtgaataaaattgtataaaataatgaaagtaaggctaggcgcagtggctcatgtttctttttttctttccttctttttttttcttttgagacggagactcaagctctcaccctgggtagagtgacatggcatgacagttcacagcaactccaactcttaagcttaagtgattctcttgcctcatcctcccaagtagctgggactacaggtacctgccacaaggcccggatattttttgtttttggttgtagttgtcattgtttggcaggcctggactggattcggacccgccagctctggtgtatgtggctggtgccttagctgcttcagTACAGGCGCTCAGCctgctcatgcttgtaatcctaccactctaagAGGCTGAATCTGGTGGgctgtgtgagctcaggagttcaagaccagcctaagcaagagtgagaccctgtctctaaaaatagccaggtattatgatGGGCGcctagttctagctacttgggaggctgagaaagacaaatgcttgagcccaagaaactgaggttgctatgatctatgatgccacagcactctgccaagggcacaAAGTGatatgctgtctcaaaaataaaataaaatgaaataatgaaagtaattacatttgtagaaacaaaagaaaaatagagtagtGTTTATAAAGGACCAGACAGTGGGGAAAATGGGCAGCAATTTTGCCTATATTGAATTTCAAttgtgcaaaataaaaatgttctagagatgtattttaggtttttttttttcttttgagacagtgtcttactttgttgccttgcgcccaaatgattctcttgcctgagcttcccaagtagctgagacttttaggtgcctgccacaatgcctggctatttttggataaggggtctcactgttgctcaggccggtctcaaacttgtgagctcagaaaaCCCACCCACCTTgttcttccagagtgctaggattacaagtacgagcctatttttagaggcagggtcttgtctagctcagactggcctcaaacCCGTGAGCTTGGGCAATCTGCCAGTCTctgcttcccaaaatgctgggattacaggtatgaaccactgtgccaggccctagAGATATATTTTGCATAaca from Nycticebus coucang isolate mNycCou1 chromosome 20, mNycCou1.pri, whole genome shotgun sequence harbors:
- the LOC128572818 gene encoding zinc finger protein 724-like, translated to MELLTFKDVSIEFSMDEWACLDPAQQTLYWDVMLENYGHLVFLGLTLSKPDFIACLEQSKEPWKLKTHQTVVKPPGISNHPDQDHWQDLDTNTLFPDIILRRYQSCAPDNLNLTKDWASVSDCKQQKVCDSELDHCLTATHTIIFQCSKCLKVFTQLSNLNRHKVICSICKTFHCIKDGKASNPCSHEIIHIAEKQYKCKEGSKVFKSDSSLSKHKRPHTGEKLFKCENDSKCLGHRSQYCNHETIDSGGKPYNYKDCDKLTKEYSHLSGHKRTQSGEKPCKCQEYGKGFNSCLTLSVHKRIHSGEKPYICQKCGKAFNRYSQLSKHQRIHFGEKPYKCQQCGKAFNQYSYLSRHQRIHSGEKPYKCQQCDKAFNQYSNLSRHQRIHSGEKPYKCQQCGKTFHYYSGLSVHKRIHSGEKPYKCQQCGKAFTVSSTLTKHKRIHSGEKPYKCQQCAKAFSQYSHLSRHQIIHSGVKPYICQQCGKAFNQYSALSVHQSSHSGEKPYKCQQCGKAFHHYSGLSLHKRIHSGEKPYKCQQCGKAFHYYSGLSVHKRIHSGEKPYKCQQCGKAFAVSSTLTNHQRIHSGEKPYKCQQCGKTFHYYSGLSVHKRIHSGEKPYKCQQCGKAFTISSSLTNHERIHSGEKPYKCQQCGKAFKQDSHLSKHQRIHSGMKPYICQQCGKAFNQYPGLSVHQSFHSGEKPYKCQQCGKAFN